A DNA window from Balneola sp. contains the following coding sequences:
- a CDS encoding chaperonin, whose protein sequence is MIQEYLNSIEKFVVVGDRVLIKPRDMETHTRSGLVLPASVKEKEEIQSGYIVKTGPGYPIPNTDIEETWKGSTDTKYIGMQAIEGDLAIFLKKQAYEIEFENEKYLIVPHAAILLLIRDEETT, encoded by the coding sequence ATGATACAAGAATATCTGAATTCTATTGAAAAATTTGTTGTAGTAGGTGATCGCGTACTCATCAAACCCCGCGATATGGAAACCCATACGCGCAGTGGATTGGTGCTTCCGGCTTCGGTCAAAGAGAAGGAGGAAATCCAAAGCGGTTATATCGTGAAGACTGGACCGGGCTATCCTATTCCCAATACCGATATTGAAGAAACATGGAAGGGAAGCACAGATACAAAGTATATCGGCATGCAGGCCATTGAGGGCGACTTAGCCATCTTCCTGAAAAAGCAGGCTTATGAAATTGAATTTGAAAACGAAAAATATTTAATCGTCCCGCACGCAGCAATCTTGTTGCTCATCCGGGATGAAGAAACGACTTAA
- a CDS encoding MBL fold metallo-hydrolase: MKRREFILKSALMGAAATMPFHKLFALGQDSPFTTLRRNVGTFRGSGGTIGWLVNSDAVVIIDSQFPESAQNCVTGLEEMTDIDFDMLINTHHHGDHTAGNPVFKDKVKRIVAHQNVPDLQRKAAESRGQETLDAQVYPDTTYETSWKETVGDEVVHLTHYGRAHTSGDSVIYFEKANVAHMGDLMFNRAHPFIDRGSGASISNWVTTLNKTAEDLPEDAVYIFGHGNTDYGITGSNEDLMVMKDFLAELLDYTQKGIDAGKSKEEITGIETLPGFEEFKAPGWRLPLSANLEVAYAELTEGDG, from the coding sequence ATGAAACGTCGGGAATTTATATTGAAATCTGCTTTAATGGGAGCGGCTGCAACTATGCCATTCCATAAACTTTTTGCACTGGGGCAGGACAGTCCGTTTACAACTCTTCGAAGAAATGTTGGAACGTTTAGAGGAAGCGGTGGGACCATCGGATGGTTGGTTAATAGTGATGCCGTTGTTATTATCGACTCCCAGTTTCCGGAATCGGCACAAAATTGTGTAACAGGTTTGGAGGAGATGACAGATATTGATTTTGATATGCTGATTAATACGCATCATCACGGCGATCACACTGCAGGAAACCCAGTATTTAAGGATAAGGTGAAGCGAATTGTGGCTCATCAGAATGTGCCTGATTTACAGAGAAAAGCTGCAGAGTCTCGCGGACAAGAAACTTTAGACGCCCAGGTTTATCCCGATACGACGTACGAAACCTCATGGAAAGAAACGGTAGGTGATGAAGTTGTTCATTTGACCCATTATGGCCGCGCCCATACAAGTGGCGATTCCGTAATCTATTTCGAAAAAGCGAATGTAGCTCACATGGGAGATTTGATGTTTAATCGAGCTCATCCATTTATTGATCGGGGCTCAGGAGCCTCAATTTCCAACTGGGTCACAACGCTCAATAAGACTGCCGAAGATCTTCCTGAAGATGCGGTGTATATCTTTGGCCATGGTAACACGGATTATGGAATTACTGGGAGTAACGAAGACCTCATGGTTATGAAAGACTTCTTAGCCGAATTACTTGATTATACCCAGAAGGGAATTGATGCAGGAAAGTCGAAAGAGGAAATAACGGGCATCGAAACCTTACCCGGTTTTGAGGAATTTAAAGCACCGGGCTGGAGGCTGCCGCTGAGTGCTAATCTTGAAGTAGCATATGCTGAACTCACTGAAGGCGATGGATAA